One Acropora palmata chromosome 2, jaAcrPala1.3, whole genome shotgun sequence genomic window carries:
- the LOC141874228 gene encoding urocanate hydratase-like, translating into MSANRAYLERDKRCEFKQPRTTSDKISSKMASLKEICSGLPIDPLPSPRVRDDTVPHAPVRTVNLSHAERRLALQNALRYFPHTCHQVLAKEFADELRQFGHIYMYRFRPHIEMCAYPIEEYPAKTQHAAAIMLMIMNNLDHRVAQFPHELVTYGGNGQVFSNWAQFWFVMHYLSEMTEEQTLVMCSGHPQGLFPSNPAAPRVIITNGMVIPNYSSRDLYDKFFSLGVTMYGQMTAGSYCYIGPQGIVHGTTIVVLNAGRRHLGVTNLRGKVFVTSGLGGMSGAQAKAAVIAGCIGVVAEVHEAALKKRHEQGWLMEYTSDVETCIDMIKRARHLKKPHSLGYHGNIVDLWERLVQEYESTGELLVDLGSDQTSLHNPFNGGYYPVQVRFDEANEIMKHDPARFKVLVQESLRRHVTAINKLTARGMFFWDYGNAFLLEASRAGADVCKEEAPVGVFRYPSYVQDIMGDIFSMGFGPFRWVCTSGLSVDLATTDEIAQKVMEEIMEEGLPEEVKAQYEDNIKWIEEAQQHHLVVGSQARILYADHRGRISIAEAFNKAIAEKRLSGCIVISRDHHDVSGTDSPFRETSNIYDGSSFCADMAVQNAIGDSFRGATWVALHNGGGVGWGEVINGGFGLVLDGSQEAASRARSMLSWDVNNGVARRCWSGNLHAKNAICKAMKENSLLKVTIPSHVEDLALLEKALKS; encoded by the exons ATGTCAGCCAATCGCGCATATCTTGAGAGAGATAAACGCTGCGAATTCAAACAGCCTCGGACGACCTCGGACAAAATCAGCTCCAAAATGGCGTCcttgaaagaaatttgtagTGGTTTACCTATTGACCCTCTTCCCTCTCCGCGAGTTCGAGACGACACCGTACCACACGCGCCTGTGAGGACAGTAAATCTTTCCCATGCTGAGCGCCGG ttagCTCTGCAGAATGCTCTAAGATACTTTCCTCACACTTGTCATCAAGTTCTTGCAAAAGAGTTTGCCGATGAATTGAGACAATTTGGTCACATCTACATGTATCGTTTTAGACCTCATATTGAAATGTG TGCTTATCCCATTGAAGAATATCCTGCAAAAACACAGCATGCTGCAGCCATCATGCTCATGATCATGAATAACCTGGATCACAGAGTTGCTCAA TTTCCTCATGAACTTGTCACATATGGTGGAAATGGCCAGGTGTTTTCAAATTGGGCGCAG TTTTGGTTCGTCATGCATTATCTTTCTGAAATGACAGAGGAGCAGACATTGGTAATGTGTTCTGGTCACCCTCAAGGACTTTTTCCCAGCAATCCAGCAGCTCCAAGGGTTATCATTACCAATGGCATG GTTATTCCGAACTATTCTTCAAGAGATCTTTATgataagtttttttctttgggtgTAACCATGTATGGACAAATGACAGCTGGAAGCTACTGTTACATTGGGCCTCAGGGAATTGTCCATGGAACTACA ATTGTTGTATTAAATGCTGGTAGAAGACATTTGGGAGTAACTAATCTCAGAGGAAAG GTGTTTGTTACTTCTGGTTTGGGTGGCATGAGTGGAGCTCAAGCAAAAGCTGCTGTCATTGCAGGCTGCATTGGAGTGGTGGCAGAG GTTCATGAGGCTGCTCTGAAGAAACGACATGAACAAGG GTGGTTAATGGAATATACATCTGATGTGGAGACTTGCATTGATATGATAAA GAGAGCTCGTCATTTAAAGAAACCTCACAGCTTGGGGTACCATGGTAACATAGTTGACTTATG GGAGCGTTTGGTACAGGAGTATGAAAGCACCGGCGAACTTCTTGTGGACCTTGGCTCTGATCAAACATCACTACACAATCCCTTTAATGGAGGATATTACCCAGTACAG GTAAGATTTGATGAAGCAAATGAAATTATGAAACATGACCCCGCAAGATTTAAAGTCTTAGTTCAAGAAAG CTTACGTCGTCATGTTACCGCCATTAATAAACTCACAGCCAGAGGGATGTTCTTTTGGGACTATGGTAATGCATTTCTCCTTGAGGCAAGTCGTGCAG gAGCTGATGTGTGCAAAGAAGAGGCTCCAGTGGGAGTGTTCCGTTATCCATCATATGTACAAGACATTATGGG GGATATTTTTTCAATGGGATTTGGACCATTCAG ATGGGTTTGCACTTCAGGGCTTTCTGTTGACCTAGCAACAACTGATGAAATTGCTCAAAAGGTGATGGAAGAAATTATGGAGGAAGGAT TACCAGAGGAGGTGAAAGCTCAATACGAAGACAATATTAAGTGGATTGAGGAAGCGCAACAGCATCATCTG GTGGTTGGATCTCAGGCTCGCATTCTTTACGCAGATCACCGAGGCCGTATTTCTATCGCTGAGGCCTTTAATAAGGCGATTGCTGAAAAGCGGTTGTCG GGTTGTATTGTCATCAGCCGAGACCATCACGACGTCAGTGGAACAGACAG CCCATTTCGCGAGACGTCAAACATTTACGATGGATCCAGCTTTTGCGCAG ACATGGCCGTTCAGAACGCCATTGGTGACTCGTTTCGTGGAGCAACCTGGGTAGCCCTTCACAATGGTGGTGGTGTTGGCTG GGGCGAAGTTATTAATGGAGGCTTTGGCCTCGTGCTTGATGGATCCCAA gaAGCTGCAAGCAGAGCTCGATCAATGTTATCCTGGGATGTAAATAACGGG